The genome window TATAGAAGGAAAGGGCAGCGTGAAATTGACGGAGTTTGAGAAAGCCCTCTTATGGCTGGCGCTGTTGGCAGTGGCGGGGAGTATCATTTATCTGGTTTTTAAGGCGTACATCAACCCGGCGTTGCTGATTGACTTCGCCAACACGCGGTTATGCTGAATTGTCTCACCTGTGGTGCGCAAATACTCACGGCGCGCAAACGTCGTCTCGATATCATGTCAATCAGGCAACGTCCGGCGCTGGCGAGTGCTGGTGATGGAGCCCGCCGCTAGGCCGCGCGCAGCGCATCCACGATATTCATTCGAGCGGCGCGCGCGGCGGGCAGGAAACCGCCGGCAAATCCCATTACCAGTGCGAACAGCAGCGACTTGACGATTATTGCGGCGTTGAGCTTGAAGCTGAACGCGAGTTCGGCAAAGGTTTGCCAGTTCATGGTGGAGATCGAGAGGAACTGCATAAGCGACGCAAAACCCAGCCCGATCACCCCGCCGATGATACCCAGGAACAACGACTCCAACAGAAACGCGCGCAAAATGCTCTGCCTTCTGAATCCGAGTGCGCGCAGGGTACCGATCTCAGTGGTGCGGTTTGCAACAGATGTGTACATGGTAATCATCGCGCCGATAGTCGCGCCGATCGCGAATATCACGCTCAACACGATTCCAAGTATGCTGATGAAGCGCGACAGCATTTCCGATTGCTCCGAGTAGAACACCGATTCGCGCTTGGCTTCCACAGTAAGCCGCGGGTCGCTTTCGATCGCCTGCTTGAAGGTCTTGAAATTTTCCGGGTCGTTGAGTTTGACAATGACCGATGAAAACACCGGACGCCGGAATGCCTGCATCAGCTGCTCGACATCGCCCCAGATTTCCGAGTCAAACCCGCTGTTGCCCGCATCCATCACACCCACCACTGCCCAGCCGCGCAATCCGAAGCGCAGCCTGCCGCCGACTTGCGCTCCATTGAAGCGCTCGGCGATGTTTTTTCCAACGACGATTTCGGATGAACCGGGGCGGAACGTGCGGCCCTGAACGATCTTCACCTGGGGGCGCAGCTTGAGGCCGGCCTGAGATACGCCGCGCACGATGACATTGACTGCAGTGTTAGTGTCGCGCTTGGGCATGGCGACCA of Burkholderiales bacterium contains these proteins:
- a CDS encoding ABC transporter permease, yielding MPIPYSYSLRNLWTRKLTTALTVAGMALVVFVFATVLMLAEGLKVTLVQTGSYDNAVVIRRSSQTEVQSGVDRPSAAIIEARPEVAFDENGERLASKEMVVLVAMPKRDTNTAVNVIVRGVSQAGLKLRPQVKIVQGRTFRPGSSEIVVGKNIAERFNGAQVGGRLRFGLRGWAVVGVMDAGNSGFDSEIWGDVEQLMQAFRRPVFSSVIVKLNDPENFKTFKQAIESDPRLTVEAKRESVFYSEQSEMLSRFISILGIVLSVIFAIGATIGAMITMYTSVANRTTEIGTLRALGFRRQSILRAFLLESLFLGIIGGVIGLGFASLMQFLSISTMNWQTFAELAFSFKLNAAIIVKSLLFALVMGFAGGFLPAARAARMNIVDALRAA